The Oncorhynchus tshawytscha isolate Ot180627B linkage group LG16, Otsh_v2.0, whole genome shotgun sequence nucleotide sequence TAAAGATCAGAAACACAGAACAAAATTATTCGATTTTCAATCACAAACAAATAAGCGAGCAAGCAACATAAGTACAGGAAATAcacaaagaaaaacaaaaaactacAATAAAAAAACAACCACATTCCTTGGTAGATAATTGAATCTGAATTGCCCGTACGGCACTAATGCATCCTATTTGAAGCAGTCAAATAAATGTAATACTTGTCAATGTCGAGAGCATAACCTTCATAGTGCCAAAACGCGTACCGCACAACTGTAGCCTAGTCAAGCCAATCCCTGGAATGTTGTGCTGTTAAACGGCATTTTTCTATAGAGGGGAAGTTCTGCAGGTGTTATTGCCTTCCCTGTAAGTGGAAGGGAAGAGTTTAACGATATCTCGgctggtgtggtgggtgtgtagcctatacgtgtgtatatatatctcaATGGTGGAAaaggtactcaattgtcatacctgactaaaagtaaagataccttactagaaaatgactcaaagtgaaagtcacccagtaaaatactacttgagtaaaagtttaaaagtatttgtttttaaatatacttaagtatcaaaagtaaatggaattgctaaaatgtacttaagtataaaccatttcaaattccttatattaagcaaaccagatggtacaattgtctttttgttgttgttggataGCCAgatgcacactccaacactcagacatcatttacaaacaaagcatttgtgtttagtctgccagatcagaggcagtacggatcaccagggatgttctcatgataagtgtgtgaattggacaattttcccaGCAAAATGTAAcaggtacttttgggtgtcagggagtaagtaaatgtatggagtaaaaaatacatcATTTTcgttaggaatgtagtaaagtaaaagttggaAAAAAATATAAATCGTAAAGTTGTGGAATTTCTAccctccttaatgcatttgagccaatcagttttgtgttgtggcaaggtagctgtggtatacagaagatagccctattcggtaaaagaccaagtccatattatggcaagaacagctcaaataagcaaagagaaacgacagtccatcattactttaagacacgaaggtcagtcaatatggaaaatgtcaagaactttgaacgtttcttcaaacgcagtcgcaaaaaccatcaagcgctatgatgaaactggtctcgtgaggactgccacaggaaaggaagacccagggttacctctgctgctgaggataagttcattagttaccagcctcagaaattgcagcccaaataaatgcttcacagagttcaagtagaagacacatctcaacatcaactgttcagaggagactgcgtgaatcaggccgtcatggtcgaattgctgcaaagaaaccactactaaaggacaccaataataagaggagacttgcttgggccaagaaacatgcgCAATGGACATATATATGTATTTGAGTTATActacccccaccttgtcacaacccaactgattggctcaaatgcagaAAAAAAGTTGACAAATCAACTTTTAACTAGgtatacctgttaattgaaatgcattccaggtgactatctcaggaagctggttgagagaattccaagagtgtgcaaagctgtcaaggcaaagtgtggctactttgaagaatctcaaatataaaatatattttgatttgtttaataaaatgttggttattacatgattccaaaGAAAGTAgtgaaaaataaagagaaacccttgaatgagtgtccaaacctttgtactgtatgtgttagtgtgataTTTATCATCAGGTTATTTATATAGCAGCGAATCAACTGCTACACATCTTTTATCTTTTATAGGATCAGTTTGTGTGATAACGCTCATTCAGAAGCTTTGCCAAGGGCCTCTAGGTGGAAAGACTTACTCTCTTTCGTTTTTATTTGCACTAAGAATAGCGACACCATTTTGATGCATGTAGAGTGTTGTGGGAAGTAAGGCCATTGACAGCTCCAGGTAAATGTCTGTCTGTTAACCCCAATTTGTATTTGCCTCTTTAACGCACAGTTTTACCGGTCTGCAGAGTGAAAGCATCACACAACACCCACCAACAACCTGGATAGTTATCCGCTAGCAGATCAACTGAGGTTCAAGCAAGAGATGCAAGAGACAACGAGGAAGTAAAACATGAGAAAAGCAAACAATTCAGAGTTATAAAGCTGGACTGAGAGAAGAccagaggataaagagagagagaaggggtgagttTTTGAGCTGTAGTGTGGAGGTTGGAGGGAGGTCATGGTGTGGCAGGGGCTGTGGGTGTTTAAGCCCCGCTTTGGGAAGCGTGGGGGCCTGTTCGGAGTGGTGCCTGCACTCTGTGTGCTGATAGTCAGTGCTGCCCTGCTAGCTCTACTCTTCATTGACTCCATTGAGTCATGGGCCACATACATGAATATGAACACAATGGTAGAGGCACAGGGGGGGATCATACCCCCTCAGAGTGTCCCCCCAACCAGACCCGAGGAGTACCTCCTTATGCCCAGCCCTCATGTCTGCCAGCATGCCAAGCCCTACCTCATCACCATGGTGACCTCCGCCCCAGCCAATCAGAGGGCCCGCCAGGCCATCCGGGACACGTGGGGTGGGGAGGTGGAGGTCAGGGGTCATAGGGTCATGACCTTGTTCATGCTCGGGGTGGCCTCTGACCCCGGGCTAGCCAAACTGCTGATAGATGAGTCCTGGGAAAGAGGGGACCTGATTCAAGGGCATTTCTGGGAGTCCTACTCCAACCTGACCCTGAAGACTCTATCGATGCTGAGCTGGGCCCAACGCTTCTGCCCCCAGGCCCACTTCCTGGCCAAGGTGGACGATGACGTCCTGTTCAACCCTGGGGCCCTTCTGCTCTACCTGAACAGCACCTACAAGCACGGGGACCTGTACCTGGGCCGGCTCCACCAAAACGTGGCTCCAGACCGAGACCCAGGCAGTAAGCACTACCTCCCTAGAGGGGCGTACCCTGCCTCTGTCTTCCCCGACTACTGCAGCGGCACTGCCTACATCCTGTCCCGCTCCGCCTTGCTCAAGATCTCCCTGATGGCCGCTGCCTCGCCTCCGTCCACTCCTCTGCCCCCCGAGGACATGTTTGTGGGACTGTGTGCCCGTGAGGCTGGAATGCTGCCCAcccactgctcactgttctctgGTGGGCCTGTGGTGCCCTACGGGCGCTGCTGCTACCAGGCCATGGTGTCCATCCATCACATCTCCCCCAGCGAGATGCTCCGGTTCTGGGCTGACGtccactcccctccctcctgctcctGGTTGGGTATGCGTGCCTCCCTGGGGGTCTGTAAAGTCCGGGCCATGCTGGGGACCTTTCTGGGGGTGGAGCAGGGGCTATGAGAGTGTTATTGCCATTGTGGATAGAAAATACTATTGCGTTATGGGGGGCTGTTTCTCTGCCAGTATTTCAATACTGTGAATAGCACAAGCGGCAAGCACTCTATTTCATTAGCTACAATGAGGAATCACTGTGCAGTGTGAAAATGTACTTTTATTTTTATAGACTTTTAGGAacactttaaatgtatttgatggTGATGATTATTACGCTAGCATTTTGTAAAAGCTGAAGCTATATGAATCCGTTGATTTAGTGTGAATATATTTTTAAGACTGttaaaacacacactacacagacattAACTGTAGATGTGAAAATATTACTGACCAGGAAACGTAACATACAGGATATCCTAATGTCAGTGTTTCACCTATATTAATTTCGCAGTGTTTGATATTTCCTTTACATTGTACTATCCAGTACAACaatgaaacatttaaaaatcaAATGTAAATGCTTAAATGATAAATAATTTCTCACATTTGTCATTTCATTTGCTTGTTGTGATAGCATGAATTGTGACAAATTACATCAATTGGCAATTGACAATGCTTTTCCATACTCCCTCCAGCATGTGGCATTTTTTCATTGTTTCGCCCAACAAGCAAGGAGTTTTtctatggaggtcaatgagagggtgtcgaatttggttaacaaaaaatgtatggattatttgctgcatgaggtttatttgatcgaatagaagtttcgtaatgatTATGTTGATACGAGtctactgatataagtaggacacatgacatcccggcaactttgagaaaaaacacgTTAAATCGGAGTTGTCTCTagatggctatgcatattcatggcaTGAGGCTAGTACCATAGCTTCTCTCCACTGAATATAGGCGGTTGCGGGCGGTTGTCAACATCCCTCATCGGATATTCAAAAAAggcgactcccattgttagggtggaaAGACATGTATCTTGTCAGTATACGGTATCTATAATATTTGGTATTGCTAGCATGCCCAGGCAACCTCTTCCGCCTCACATTACCAAAACACCGCCAACCGTGTTTGATTGACAGGTCTAACACATTGAAAAGGCAAAGCAGCAATGAGGAAACTATATAACATTTGAATTTTGACAGTCTTAAACCACAGAGTTTGGAAAATAATTGTCAATTGTAACTGAGTCACAACAAGCAAAAACATGAGAAATAGTTTGTCATTTAagcatttaaatgtttttaaatatataataatgctatgatttgggattatggttcattgtttagctagctatctagctacagtgccttgcgaaagtattcggcccccttgaactttgaccttttgccacatttcaggcttcaaacataaagataaaactgtattttcttgtgaagaatcaacaacaagtgggacacaatcatgaagtggaacgacatttattggatatttcaaacttttttaacaaatcaaaatctgaaaaattgggcgtgcaaaattattcagcccccttaatttaatactttgtagcgccaccttttgctgcgattacagctgtaagtcgcttggcgtatgtctctatcagttttgcacatcgagagactgaaattttttcccattcctccttgcaaaacagctcgagctcagtgaggttggatggagagcatttgtgaacagcagttttcagttctttccacagattctcgattggattcaggtctggactttgacttggccattctaacacctggatatgtttatttttgaaccattccattgtagattttgctttatgttttggatcattgtcttgttggaagacaaatctccatcccagtctcaggtctgttgcagactccatcaggttttcttccagaatggtcctgtatttggctccaaccctcttcccatcaattttaaccatcttccctgtccctgctgaagaaaagcaggcccaaaccatgatgctgccaccaccatgtttgacagtggggatagtgtgttcagggtgatgggctgtgttgattttacgccaaacataacgttttgcattgttgccaaaaagttcaattttggtttcatctgaccagagcaccttcttccacatgtttggtgtgtctcccaggtggcttgtggcaaactttaaacaacactttttatggatatctttaagaaatggctttcttcttgccactcttccataaaggccagatttgtgcaatatacgactgattgttgtcctatggacagagtctcccacctcagctgtagatctctgcagttcatccagagtgatcatgggcctcttggctgcatctcttatcagtcttctccttgtatgagctgaaagtttagagggacggccaggtcttggtagatttgcagtggtctgatactccttccatttcaatattatcgcttgcacagtgctccttgggatgtttaaagcttgggaaatctttttgtatccaaatccggctttaaacttcttcacaacagtatctcggacctgcctggtgtgttccttgttcttcatgatgctctctgcgcttttaacggatctctgagactatcacagtgcaggtgcatttatacggagacttgattacacacaggtggattgtatttatcatcattagtcatttaggtcaacattggatcattcagagatcctcactgaacttctggagagagtttgctgcactgaaagtaaaggggctaaataattttgcacgcccaatttttcagtttttgatttgttaaagtttgaaatatccaataaatgtcgttccacttcatgattgtgtcccacttgttgttgattcttcacaaaaacatacagttttatctttatgtttgaagcctgaaatgtggcaaaaggtcgcaaagttcaagggggccgaatactttcgcaaggcactgtatatgtttaaacaaaatactccaccgtgcaagtaaccatttcactgtaccgtttacaacTTCTgcatcctgtgcatgtgacaaataaacttagattttattttatatagTGTGAGTTACCAGAGACTCTAATGTGAAGAACATCAACTGCACAAAAGTCTAATTTGGATATAATGTTAGGCCAACAAGTCAGCGTCCAAGTTCTAAAATTCTctggtagaatgccctgcttttattttgTCACACTCGCAACCGTAAGCTATTTTCTGAAATTAGCTTGCCATTATCTTGTAAATAATTATTgagttgtgagtttattttcctgtaataatgttAACAAATTAGCTAAAGTTAAGACGGTCAGCTATATGATAGTCATTATTTGAACTGCCTAGCCAGGTAACTTAACGGTGGCTAGCAAActacaaacaaaccaaaacattatTTAGAAAgatgcttttagttgcctggtttgctagagTGACATACTACATTAATCTTTAAACAGATGGGTTTATTTGTGTTAAAATACACTAGTTATGAcattttggaccaccaggctgctgatgtcatgcagcctgtcgTTTTTGTGTTAATACTTTTCATAACGACAATGACAAGTTTGATGTCagacgacaatagaatgttcatgatgccACTACGacaactgtatatagacatgtcgATAGATGtaatataaaccagcctttagtcttgaactctttggttgtttagtacactaccaTACTCACCGTTTagcacagtggttcccaaccaggggtacgaGGACCCCGGGGGTACAttgcctatccacagggggtacttgagaagactcatgagaccataggcttaCTGGTAAAATACAAGAGGGGGtaatttgggggggggtactCCAGGCAGAGCAAAATActgttggtggtacagtaaccagAAAAGGTTGGGAACTACTGGTTCAGCACATggtctcacatgtgaatccttaaagagatgggtggggctaaggcttaagagtgtgtgaactatgctgaatgggtgtagagaaagagctctccagtagttgtaccaaaacattcacagGCCAAAAGTGGAGTTACAAGTTTGTCAACTTTCAAAGGAGATTTACTTGCTCAATGTTCCTCAACTGtaatgatataccattttctaccTCTGagcctctacttttatccaatgtaaaaacattttgctacataagaccaaatcgagCCTGATGGTCACATATTAAACAAACTTTGCTATTTCAAACTTTACTATTTGGCaggtattattttatttatttattttacctttatttaaccaggtaggcaagttgagaacaagttctcatttacaattgcgacctggccaagataaagcaaagcagttcgacagatacaatgacacagagttacacatggagtaaaacaaacatacagtcaataatacagtataaacaagtctatatacaatgtgagcaaatgaggtgagaagggaggtaaaggcaaaaaaggccatggtggcaaagtaaatacaatatagcaagtaaaacactggaatggtagttttgcaatggaagaatgtgcaaagtagaaatacaaataatggggtgcaaaggagctaaataaaaattaaatacagttgggaaagaggtagttgtttgggctaaattataggtgggctatgtacaggtgctgtaatctgtgagctgctctgacagttggtgcttaaagctagtgagggagataagtgtttccagtttcagagatttttgtagttcgttccagtcattggcagcagagaactggaaggagaggcggccaaagaaagaattggttttgggggtgactagagagatatacctgctggagcgtgtgctacaggtgggagatgctatggtgaccagcgagctgagataaggggggactttacctagcagggtcttgtagatgacatggagccagtgggtttggcgacgagtatgaagcgagggccagccaacgagagcgtacaggtcgcaatggtgggtagtatatggggctttggtgacaaaacggattgcactgtggtagactgcatccaatttgttgagtagggtattggaggctattttgtaaatgacatcgccgaagtcgaggattggtaggatggtcagttttacacgggtatgtttggcagcatgagtgaaggatgctttgttgcgaaataggaagccaattctagatttaactttggattggagatgtttgatatgggtctggaaggagagtttacagtctaaccagacacctaagtatttgtagttgtccacgtattctaagtcagagccgtccagagtagtgatgttggacaggcgggtaggtgcaggtagcgatcggttgaagagcatgcatttagttttacttgtatttaagagcaattggaggccacggaaggagagttgtatggcattgaagcttgcctggagggttgttaacacagtgtccaaagaagggccggaagtatacagaatggtgtcgtctgcgtagaggtggatcagagactcaccagcagcaagagcgacctcattgatgtatacagagaagagagtcggtccaagaattgaaccctgtggcacccccatagagactgccagaggtccggacagcagaccctccgatttgacacactgaactctatcagagaagtagttggtgaaccaggcgaggcaatcatttgagaaaccaaggctgtcgagtctgccgatgaggatgtggtgattgacagagtcgaaagccttggccagatcaatgaatacggctgcacagtaatgtttcttatcgatggcggttaagatatcgtttaggaccttgagcgtggctgaggtgcacccatgaccagctctgaaaccagattgcatagcagagaaggtatggtgagatttgaaatggtcggtaatctgtttgttgacttggctttcgaagaccttagaaaggcacggtaggatagatataggtctgtagcagtttgggtcaagagtgtcccccttttgaagggggatgaccgcagctgctttccaatctttgggaatctcagacgacacgaaagagaggttgaacaggctagtaataggggtggcaacaatttcggcagataattttagaaagaaagggtccagattgtctagcccggctgatttgtaggggtccagattttgcagctctttcagaacatcagctgaatggatttgggggaaggagaaatggggaaggcttgggcgagttgctgttgggggtgcagtgctgttgaccggggtaggagtagccaggtggaaagaatggccagccgtagaaaaatgcttattgaaattctcaattatggtggatttatcagtggtgacagtgtttcctatcttcagtgcagtgggcagctgggaggaagtgttcttattctccatggactttacagtgtcccagaacttttttgagttagtgttgcaggaagcaaatttctgcttgaaaaagctagccttggcttttctaactgcctgtgtataatggtttctagcttccctgaacagctgcatatcacgggggctgttcgatgctaatgcagaacgccataggatgtttttgtgttggttaagggcagtcaggtctggggagaaccaagggctatatctgttcctggttctaaatttcttgaatggggcatgtttatttaagatggttaggaaggcattttaaaaaaaatatccaggcatcctctactgacggggatgagatcaatatccttccaggataccccggccaggtcgattagaaaggcctgctcgcagaagtgtttcagggagcgttttacagtgatgagtggaggtcgtttgaccgctgaccc carries:
- the LOC112215736 gene encoding beta-1,3-galactosyltransferase 9-like, with amino-acid sequence MVWQGLWVFKPRFGKRGGLFGVVPALCVLIVSAALLALLFIDSIESWATYMNMNTMVEAQGGIIPPQSVPPTRPEEYLLMPSPHVCQHAKPYLITMVTSAPANQRARQAIRDTWGGEVEVRGHRVMTLFMLGVASDPGLAKLLIDESWERGDLIQGHFWESYSNLTLKTLSMLSWAQRFCPQAHFLAKVDDDVLFNPGALLLYLNSTYKHGDLYLGRLHQNVAPDRDPGSKHYLPRGAYPASVFPDYCSGTAYILSRSALLKISLMAAASPPSTPLPPEDMFVGLCAREAGMLPTHCSLFSGGPVVPYGRCCYQAMVSIHHISPSEMLRFWADVHSPPSCSWLVAVGACCLGFWKNFQERVSERSKFIPTEDQWELTHPLVPLSSCCRLFFFLSLSVFILTSTVSLITSGGVESCQQRLGIRKKSKRDVC